ATTTATCCAGCTACCAATACCGGGACAAAATCACAGAAGTGCCCGCCAAAACTGAGGTAAAGCACCATGACCCACAAAAGAAAAAGCTTGTTACAGGTGACGCTCAGGCCCAAACGCAAGACAAAACCGCCAGCGATACGCGCAAAAAGGTGGTCCCCGTCAAGACGCCAGGTCAAGCCAAAGAAGTGGCCCAAGCTGAGCAAGAGCGGCATGAAATCGACAAAACCAGTTTTACTCTCACTCTGTGGGGAGATGAAAGTTTGGTGGCAGGGGCTAGAGTAACGGTGGCCAAATTCGGCAAACTCAATGGCGAATACATGATTATCGAGGCCAAACATACCCTTTCGCGCAGTGGTTACAGTACAGAAACCCAAATGAAGCGGGTGGCGGCATGAGCGAAACCTTTCATGAATCAGCTGTTACCCTGCGTTATGGCCTAATCGAAGAGATCGACGAAGACAAATACTTGGTCAAGGTCAAGCTCCTCGATCTGGACGATATGATTACCCACTGGCTGCCACTGGCTGCCTCAGTCACCCAAGACGACAAGAGCCAAGACACCATCGACATCGGCACCCAGGTTGCGCTCTTGCTGGATTCCAGGGGCGAAGAAGGCATTATCATCGGGGCGGTCTATTCAGACGAAGATCCACCCCCGGCCCCATCCAAAGACAAATGGCACCGCAAGTTTAAAGACGGTACCATCATTGAATATGACCGCTCTGCTCACATTCTCAAGGTGGATGCCCAAGGCGAAATTACCATCAAAGCGAGCGGGCCCGTGAAAGTCGAAGGTCAAAACGTGACCGTGAAAGGCACACAGGTCAAAATTGAAGCCCAGATCTGTGAGATAGATGCCCCGCTCACGAAGGTGAATAATATCTTGGTTCAGGGCAAGATTATCTTTCCTCCCCCGGCCCCGGTGTGAAGCATGTCACCACGACCATTTCAGGCATTCAGACCTATTCTGGTATCAGAGGTATTCCATGATTCTTTACCCCGGCAGGCCCATTCTTTACCGTCTCCCCCTCGAAGAGCCCGAAGGCGCTTTTCAAGTGGTCGGAGCTTTGGCCATGTCTGCTGATGCTGGGGATTTGACTGTGTTTATCCTAGACCCAGCCGGTGTTGGGGTTTCTTACCATGTCCCATTCTCTGAAGAGCCGTTGCCCAATACCTGGACGTGGGCTCCCGTGGACCCTGCCCCATGATTGCTACTCTCCCCACAACCGCCCATTGGCAGCCCGCCCTCGAAGGGGAAGGCTTTGTCGAGGGTATTGAAGACATTCGCCAGTGCATTCGGATTATCCTTGAAACCCCGCTGGGCTCAGATCCCTTGCGGCCTGACTTTGGTAGCAATCTGCACTTGTACTTGGATTATCCAATTGACCGGGCCCGGCCCCATATCGTCAGGGAAACCGTTGAAGCCATTCGCAAATGGGAGACTCGCTGCACCGTTAAACGGGTCTCTGTCAGTATTGAAGAGACTTCCAGCCTTTTGATTCAAGTCTATTTCATCTTGGCTGATGGGGTTGAAGACAGTGTGGAGGTGCGCCCCAGGTGAGCACCCTCCCGCAGGTTATCCACGAAGATTCAGCTCAGATTGTCGCTGAGCTGAAGGCGCAGTATGAGGCGTTGACTGAAAAGACACTCTATCCAGCTCAAGTCGAACAGCTCATGATTAACCTGATTGCCTACCGTGAGGCCCTTTTGCGGGCAGGTATCAACGATTCTGCCCGTCAAAACTTAGCCAGATATGCCCGCTCGCCTATGCTGGAATTCTTAGGCGAATTGGTGAATACCTATCGCTTGCCCGCTCAGGCAGCCCGCACCACCCTGCAATTTTCTTTAACTCTGGCACTGGTCAACAATACCCTGATTCGCAAAGGTACCCGGATTCAAGCCAACAATGGGGCCATCTTTGCCACCATTGCCGATGCCGTGATCCCTGCTGGTCAGCTTTCGGTTTTGGTAAGCGCTGAAGCGGATACACCTGGCACGGAATACAATGGCCTGTTGCCAGGCACCATTAAAGAGCCTTTTGATACCCTTCAAACGGGCTTAGAAGCCATCAACACCACCACTTCAAGTGGCGGTGCTGAGCAAGAGGATATTGAGCGTTTCCGTTTGCGGGTGATGCTGGCCATGGATCAACCATCTGCGGGTTCTGGCAAGTCTTACCGCTACATTGCCCTCAGCACAGACAGCCGGGTGATAGATGTCAGCGTTCAAGTCTTGGCCCCAGGTTGGGTACGCCTGGCAGTTTTGGCCGATGGGGATAGCGAAGAAATTGTGGCCGCTGTTGATCGGGCTGTCCGGGCAGATGACACCCGCCCCCTGACTGATCGCGTGGATGTGATTGCCGCTGTGGCAGTGGCCGCCCCCATTGAAGTCACCATAATCCCCCGGATTGGGGCCCTTGTTTCGAGTTTGCTCACAGCTTCTCAAGCTGAATTGAACCTGCACAAAATCAAGCTGGCCCGGACTCTGGGCTATGACCTGGTTGATTCAGAACTCAGCGCCAGGTTGCAAAATTTGGGTGGTATCAAAAAGGTGGTCTTGGCAGGAGCCAATGTGCCCATTCAGCCCCATCAATACGCTGTTTTGAGCTGGCCTGTACCTGAATTTACGGAGGCCGAGAGTGACTGACATTACCCCCGTACTGGCATCATCTGAGCGCTGGGCACCCATTGCCAAGCTGACCGACCGTTTTTTTAATCTGCACACCTGGAAAAACACCGTCTGGCATGTGAATTCCGCAGAAAGTGCCATGTTGCCTTTCTTGGCTGAAATGCTTGGAATCACGGACACAGCCGCTTGGCAGTCGGCTCAATCTGAAAAAGAGCGCAAAGCAATTATCAAGGCGGCCCACGCCCGCCACAGAATGCGGGGTACTTCTGCAGGTTTGATCCGCGAAGCTGCTGAAGCCGGTGGCCAGGTGCGCCGGATTATTGCTCCCCCCAATAAAACCTTTCTTTCTGCTGCTGCCACACCCGCAGAGCGCAATGCCTGGCTGGCTTTACATCCTGAATTGCGCTTGTATCCTCGCCGGGTGGCAGGTCAAAAGGAAGTGGCTCACTGCACGGGCGACTTCTTGGGCGGCAATTGTTATCCCGCCAAAGGAAGTGCTTTGTTGCGTTCTCGGCTGCGTGTCACTTTGGTTAAAAATGGGGTAGAAACAGAGTTGGAAAGCCCTGATTGGCAAATTGCAAATGTACAAAAGCAGGTCACAACTGAAATTGTGATTCCCTCGAAACGTGGCTTTGCCTCTTTTTTAGGCGGTCCTGTTAGCTTTACAGCAGCCACAGACGCCAGTCTGCGCCGCATCACGTTAAGAGATGTGGCCCTGTACAATCAGCCCTCTGCCAGTCTGGGTCTGCGCACTCTTCAGCCAGGACTCAGGCCCATAGATGCTGATGGCGAAATGATTGCCGAGGTGCGCCCGACACCCAGCAAAGCCACTTTTTTAGGGAAGTTCCTGCGTCATTCTATCCGTACAAATGCCGAGCTGGCGCAGTACCGCCGGATTAAATTATTCGATCCCAATGCCCCCGTCACCCGAGCGCGGGCCGCGTCTCACTTGGGCTATTCCCGTTTAACCATGCCCCCGCACTGTGCCTTGGTGGAAGTTGCCTTCTTTGGCAAACGCAACCCACTCATGGGGCGTTATTTGGGCAGGCCGATTGCCGCAGGTGATCGTGCGCCTTTGCAAAAATTACTCGCGAATATGCGTTTGGCGGCCCGCGCCTCCGACAGCATCGCCATCGATACCCGTATTTTCCGCCCCGTGCGGGCTGGCCATACTCTGGCAGGCTCAGCAATGGCTGGCGGCGTCACAAATCTTTAAGAGGAGTCTCCCATGGAAAAACAAGTCATTTACCGCGATCGGCAAGAATTACAGGCCACAGATATGCTCAATTCTCAGGGCTGGATGGACGAAGCCCAGCAACACCTGATCACTGATGCCATCACCCCTGAGCGTCAGTTTGTGGGGTTGGCTGTAACCATTCGCTCAGCCAGTGAAGCTGAAATTGCGCCAGGTCGTTTGTATGTTGGTACCACTGGCAAAGTTTATGCCTTGAGCGCGGCCCAGGTGGTCAGCGTTTTTTCAATGCTGCCCTTGGAAGACGAAAAATGGCTTGCTCTCTCTGTTTACGGTCAAGAAGAAGATGTGGATGTGCAAGCTCGCGACTTCCTGATTGATCTGCAAACCGGCCAAACCCAGCCTGAATCCGTTGCAATGCAACGCCGCCGAGTGGTTATCTCACATGTGGCTCAAGGCCTCGAATCCCCCACCCCTGAAAAACCGGAACCCCCGACCGGCTATACCTTGATTGCCCATGTCCGGCTGTCTCCCTCTGGCATTCAACAGATTGTATTGGCTGAATCCCGTCATTTGCCTAATTTAAACGCCATTCAAACCCGTCTCAAAGCCACCGAAGGCTGGATTACATCTGCCGGGCCCCGCATCGACCATATCGTGAGTGACATCGCAGGTCTCGGAGAAGCAGTTGCCGCCCGCGCCACTATTCAGCAAATGTTGGCAATGGCAATGGATATGGCCAGGGTCAAGGAGCGCATGGAAATTCCCGATGATTATATCTTTTATGGTGCTGACCACTATTTAAACGAAGATGAGTCAGACACTGAGGCTGTGGGCTATAGCGCATTCTTGCAAGAGGGAATTCGTCCCGCGATTGCGGCCCAAGATGAACTGGGATTGGCTTTGTTGAATCCCTTGGATGCTGCGGCAAAGCTCAGCTCAGACAATTTTCTCTTGCCCGCTTATAACGAATTGACCCGTTTGCGCATGGAAACCCGGATTGGGGATTTGACTATCAATCAATACCAATACCAAACCACAAACATGGTTCAAAAGGCCATGTCGCGTGAGCGGATTCAATATGGTGAAACCCGCACGCTCTGCACAAACTCAGGGTTTTGGCGCAGTGGTCAATACGACCCTATCACAGGTATTTACCGTATTAACGGAGAGACCTGGGAAGTTGACCCTGCATACCGTCAAAATATGATCTT
This genomic stretch from bacterium (Candidatus Blackallbacteria) CG13_big_fil_rev_8_21_14_2_50_49_14 harbors:
- a CDS encoding phage baseplate assembly protein V, with the protein product MSETFHESAVTLRYGLIEEIDEDKYLVKVKLLDLDDMITHWLPLAASVTQDDKSQDTIDIGTQVALLLDSRGEEGIIIGAVYSDEDPPPAPSKDKWHRKFKDGTIIEYDRSAHILKVDAQGEITIKASGPVKVEGQNVTVKGTQVKIEAQICEIDAPLTKVNNILVQGKIIFPPPAPV
- a CDS encoding baseplate protein, whose translation is MIATLPTTAHWQPALEGEGFVEGIEDIRQCIRIILETPLGSDPLRPDFGSNLHLYLDYPIDRARPHIVRETVEAIRKWETRCTVKRVSVSIEETSSLLIQVYFILADGVEDSVEVRPR
- a CDS encoding baseplate protein; protein product: MSTLPQVIHEDSAQIVAELKAQYEALTEKTLYPAQVEQLMINLIAYREALLRAGINDSARQNLARYARSPMLEFLGELVNTYRLPAQAARTTLQFSLTLALVNNTLIRKGTRIQANNGAIFATIADAVIPAGQLSVLVSAEADTPGTEYNGLLPGTIKEPFDTLQTGLEAINTTTSSGGAEQEDIERFRLRVMLAMDQPSAGSGKSYRYIALSTDSRVIDVSVQVLAPGWVRLAVLADGDSEEIVAAVDRAVRADDTRPLTDRVDVIAAVAVAAPIEVTIIPRIGALVSSLLTASQAELNLHKIKLARTLGYDLVDSELSARLQNLGGIKKVVLAGANVPIQPHQYAVLSWPVPEFTEAESD